A region from the Portunus trituberculatus isolate SZX2019 unplaced genomic scaffold, ASM1759143v1 PGA_scaffold_512__1_contigs__length_13477, whole genome shotgun sequence genome encodes:
- the LOC123500908 gene encoding histone H2A has product MSGRGKGGKVKGKSKSRSSRAGLQFPVGRIHRLLRKGNYAERVGAGAPVYLAAVMEYLAAEVLELAGNAARDNKKTRIIPRHLQLAIRNDEELNKLLSGVTIAQGGVLPNIQAVLLPKKTEKK; this is encoded by the coding sequence ATGTCCGGACgcggcaaaggaggaaaggtgaagggaaagtcaaAGTCCCGTTCCAGCCGTGCTGGACTCCAGTTCCCGGTCGGCAGGATTCATCGCCTCCTGAGGAAGGGCAACTACGCCGAGCGAGTGGGGGCTGGCGCCCCCGTGTACCTTGCAGCGGTCATGGAGTACCTGGCCGCCGAAGTCCTCGAGCTTGCCGGCAACGCCGCCCGCGACAACAAGAAGACTCGCATCATCCCGCGTCACCTGCAGCTGGCCATCCGGAACGACGAGGAACTTAACAAGCTCCTCTCCGGGGTCACCATTGCACAGGGTGGCGTGCTGCCAAACATTCAGGCTGTGCTCCTTCCCAAGAAGACCGAGAAGAAGtaa